A single Carnobacterium inhibens subsp. inhibens DSM 13024 DNA region contains:
- a CDS encoding ArsR/SmtB family transcription factor has protein sequence MDYDSYAKVMKALSDPKRVQIIDMLSCGRLCACDILEQFDFTQPTLSHHIKVLLTADLVTVEKIGTWHHYSLNEERMNQLITDTIHLTSSTADLILEEAKKGEE, from the coding sequence GTGGATTACGACTCTTATGCAAAAGTAATGAAAGCTTTATCTGATCCTAAGCGCGTACAAATAATAGATATGCTTTCTTGCGGAAGACTATGTGCTTGCGATATTTTAGAGCAGTTTGATTTTACCCAACCAACATTATCTCATCATATAAAAGTACTTTTAACTGCAGATTTGGTAACAGTCGAAAAAATTGGAACATGGCATCATTATTCTTTAAATGAAGAGCGTATGAATCAATTGATCACCGATACTATTCACCTAACTTCGTCAACTGCAGATCTCATTTTGGAAGAAGCAAAAAAAGGAGAAGAGTAA
- a CDS encoding FAD-dependent oxidoreductase — translation MKIIVIGSVAAGTSVAAKARRNTEEAEIVVYDQGKDISYSVCGIPYQIGGEVENLSDLTPRNAEWFKKRYNVSVFTEHKVTKIDAAAKQIEVTDLVSGEKKANDYDVLVFATGASPFTPPPFNQKYYDNVFQVRTIQDARDIGNFTVAQPKKALIIGAGFIGLEMTEQLVNKGLEVTIVQLEDQIMPPMDADMAFRVEEQLREKGVHLILSDTVKTIEGETSVERVITTNDVTIEPDIVILSAGVRPNTELAKKIGVEIGTSGAIAVNKKMQTNLSNVYAVGDVAESFSVITGKPIYRPLGSTANKMGRIAGDVMTGGNLEHRGVLGTGIFRIFDLHVGQTGLTEKEAKIAGYEVEVLYSIKPDHAEYLGGKELTIKSLVDKHTGRILGAQAIGQNGVDKRIDVIATAITFKAKAEDLFHLDLAYAPPFATTKDPVLYTGMALDNALKRNPLLTPADLVSRQLNGEVLQIIDTRSKKDFEKEHIEGAFHIPLAELRERSKELDESLVTVTYCNKGVTGNAAQNVLLNYGFKDVYNLSGGNKNYQSYLKMIDSKK, via the coding sequence ATGAAAATTATTGTGATTGGATCAGTTGCTGCTGGTACATCTGTAGCAGCTAAAGCTAGACGGAATACTGAGGAAGCTGAAATCGTCGTTTACGATCAGGGAAAAGATATTTCTTATTCCGTATGTGGCATTCCTTACCAAATTGGTGGAGAAGTCGAAAACTTGAGTGACTTAACGCCTAGAAATGCAGAATGGTTTAAAAAAAGATACAATGTTTCTGTCTTTACAGAACATAAAGTAACAAAGATCGATGCAGCTGCTAAACAAATAGAAGTTACAGATCTTGTTTCTGGAGAAAAGAAAGCAAACGACTATGATGTTTTAGTCTTTGCAACTGGGGCTTCTCCTTTTACTCCGCCTCCATTCAACCAAAAATACTATGACAATGTATTCCAAGTTCGCACGATTCAAGATGCTCGAGATATTGGAAACTTTACAGTTGCGCAGCCTAAAAAAGCGTTAATTATTGGTGCCGGATTTATTGGTTTAGAGATGACAGAACAACTCGTGAATAAAGGATTAGAGGTAACAATCGTTCAACTAGAAGATCAAATCATGCCGCCGATGGATGCAGATATGGCTTTTCGAGTGGAGGAGCAGTTGCGTGAAAAAGGAGTCCATCTTATCCTGAGTGATACTGTAAAAACGATTGAAGGAGAAACTTCAGTAGAGAGAGTTATCACGACAAATGACGTTACGATTGAACCTGATATTGTCATCTTATCTGCAGGTGTACGCCCAAATACTGAACTAGCTAAGAAAATTGGCGTGGAAATTGGGACATCAGGAGCGATTGCTGTAAATAAAAAAATGCAAACGAATCTTTCAAATGTATATGCTGTTGGAGATGTTGCAGAAAGCTTTTCAGTTATTACTGGAAAACCGATTTATCGTCCATTAGGTTCAACGGCTAATAAAATGGGTCGAATTGCTGGAGATGTGATGACTGGCGGAAATCTGGAACATAGAGGTGTACTAGGAACAGGAATCTTCAGAATTTTTGATTTGCATGTTGGCCAAACAGGTTTAACAGAAAAAGAGGCCAAAATTGCCGGTTATGAAGTTGAAGTTTTATACAGTATCAAACCGGATCATGCTGAATATCTAGGTGGAAAAGAATTGACGATCAAATCGTTGGTTGATAAACATACTGGACGTATTTTAGGAGCACAAGCAATCGGCCAAAATGGAGTCGATAAGCGAATTGATGTGATTGCCACGGCGATTACGTTTAAAGCCAAAGCAGAAGATCTCTTTCATCTTGATCTGGCTTATGCACCGCCATTTGCTACAACGAAAGACCCTGTCCTCTATACTGGAATGGCACTGGATAATGCATTGAAACGAAACCCATTGTTAACGCCAGCTGATTTGGTGAGTCGTCAATTGAATGGAGAAGTTTTGCAAATTATTGACACACGTTCAAAAAAAGATTTTGAAAAAGAACATATTGAAGGAGCTTTCCACATTCCTTTAGCTGAATTAAGAGAAAGAAGCAAAGAATTAGATGAATCTCTTGTGACGGTCACTTATTGCAATAAAGGGGTCACGGGAAATGCTGCTCAAAATGTGTTGCTCAACTATGGATTTAAAGACGTTTATAACTTATCCGGTGGGAATAAAAACTACCAAAGTTATCTCAAGATGATAGATTCAAAAAAATGA